DNA sequence from the bacterium genome:
CGTCTGGTAGGCGCCGACGCGATTGTTCGCGGCCTACAGCGTCGAAATGCAATGGGCTTGCTTACGACTCACGATCTTGCGTTAACAAATATCGCAGAGAAGCTCGGTCCTATTGCCGAGAATATTCACTTTCAAGACCATATTGAAGATGGCCGAATCGCATTTGATTACCGCGTGCATCCCGGAGTCGTACAAAAAAGTAATGCAATCGCTTTGATGCGCGCAGTTGGATTGGAAGTGTGAATGCGGCGCGGGACGCCTGTCCTCCATACCATTATTTTTTCTTTGCAGTCAGCACTGCGCCGGGCTGAATGAATATAACTTCTTTCGCTGTGAAACGAACACTATAGCCAGGATGGCCCCTCAAATTAAACTCCGTACCACGGTAGGGTTCTAAGTGATACGTTGGCTGACCGGGGAACGGTAAGGTTGAGTTGATTGTTCACCAAAGCAACATTTACGGTTAACCCTAACAAGTCGTAATCCCCAACAAATTGTTGGAGGAAAGCCTGCTGGTACATCGATTCAGGCGCTTTCATTGTGAAAATGATTTCCGGCACGCTCGGTTCCATCGGCATCGAAAGCCGATCGATGTCTCCACGCACGTTACTGAGGAAACTTACTTTTGTTCCTTTTACTGGATCTTCGGTAGCGTTGAAAATATCAAAATGCCAGTGCTCCAGCGGGCTCGACAGCTCACCATAACTTATTTTTAGTTTCTGACCTTCTTGCGTCACTTGAACTTTGCCGTAACCCTCGCTTTCAAAGGTGCCCACGTAATCGGAAAGGACGTGTGTTGGTTTCGTTCCGGCCTTCTTCAAAATATCGGCTTCTTTGTTTTCCGATTCTTCGTACGCGCTTTTGAACTGTTCATAACGAAGCTTGAAGCGGCTATTCCAATCCACCGGCTCCAACCCGAGCAGCCGGTCGTAAACTTCAAACATCAAAGAATCCACCATCAAGTTCCCATCCAGATTCGTAAGGATGACTACACCGTATTTCTCATCCGGCATGAAACTGACCATGGCCGAAAACCCATCGATGTTTCCGCCATGATGAAGCAAACGGTAACCGCGATAGGGCTGAATCATCCAGCCCATCCCGTACATCGTGTAAGGTGTTTCCGCAAAAGTCAGCAGTTGCGACAGGATTCCGCCACGAATCACGATGTGAGGTGAATGAATTTCTCCCAACTGGTTCTTTGAGATGATTGTTTTTCCTTCAAGCGTTCCACCACCGAGATTCATCAAAGCCCAGCGAGCCATATCGCGAACGTTCGAGTTGATGGAACCTGCAGGTCCGATCGCATCAATGTTTCGAAAGGGTATTTCCTTTAATTCTCCCTTCTTCTTTTTCTTGAGCTGTTCGTCTTCATACTTGTAAGGCAAAGCGTAGTCTGATGTCTTTTTAGAATCTTCAACAGACAGGTTGGAGGAGCTCATCCCCAGCGGTTGAAAAATTTTCTCACGAACCA
Encoded proteins:
- a CDS encoding serine hydrolase yields the protein LREIRCLSVCLPGIPSQTQLNFPELRDKKNTAAEAIMRIHRVLFFLFVCISVIPLCGDEVHPLAGHWEGTIKLQPSLELAVLIDFAKEPDGKWRGSIDIPAQAAKGLPLANISVQESKVSFEIENIPGKPTFTGEISQDKIAGDFTQSGQKFTFELQRKLATATQPKKPEQETLQEIRELVKKEMEQWHVPGLGLAIVKDGKVMLAEGFGYRDVEKQQPATPDTLFAIGSSTKAFTATLLGIAVDEDKLKWDEPVKTYLPEFTMKDEFASERMSPADLVTHQSGLPRHDVLWYNNQFDRKQLFDRLKYLQPNEDFREVFQYQNLMFMTAGYLAGQIAGKSWEDLVREKIFQPLGMSSSNLSVEDSKKTSDYALPYKYEDEQLKKKKKGELKEIPFRNIDAIGPAGSINSNVRDMARWALMNLGGGTLEGKTIISKNQLGEIHSPHIVIRGGILSQLLTFAETPYTMYGMGWMIQPYRGYRLLHHGGNIDGFSAMVSFMPDEKYGVVILTNLDGNLMVDSLMFEVYDRLLGLEPVDWNSRFKLRYEQFKSAYEESENKEADILKKAGTKPTHVLSDYVGTFESEGYGKVQVTQEGQKLKISYGELSSPLEHWHFDIFNATEDPVKGTKVSFLSNVRGDIDRLSMPMEPSVPEIIFTMKAPESMYQQAFLQQFVGDYDLLGLTVNVALVNNQLNLTVPRSANVSLRTLPWYGV